Proteins encoded in a region of the Parerythrobacter aestuarii genome:
- a CDS encoding replication-relaxation family protein, whose protein sequence is MDQRQTVSSRRNRLRPTSTGKRVSAQDRDLLWFAKLAEHGPLPTSFLLEYSRHTHKSEKRAKERLTDLFNEANTPHHGPYLTRPLQQFRTIDSRHNQLVYDLGLPAIAALENCSSIGCRSHSGPWLHRFMLACVTASIELACRQRHDIKYIPQSMILARAEVDLRWPTKITDPKSGATFVKDLIPDAVFGLEYHSGESRKFRFFVVEVDRATEPATSSNFHRKSFERHLLQYAEYIEGGGYREHLNLTAPMLVLNVTTNLSRRTRMQEVLDEIYPAGNAYQLFQTWDAFGPVFCPPRPNPALLIGDWARAGYQALRLDEK, encoded by the coding sequence ATGGATCAACGACAAACCGTCAGCAGTAGGCGCAATCGTCTCAGGCCAACATCCACCGGAAAACGGGTCAGCGCACAGGACCGCGATCTCCTCTGGTTCGCAAAGCTTGCCGAACACGGCCCGTTGCCGACATCATTCCTGCTCGAATACAGCCGCCATACTCACAAGTCCGAAAAGCGCGCGAAGGAGCGCCTAACCGACCTCTTCAATGAAGCAAACACGCCGCACCACGGACCCTACCTCACGCGACCGCTTCAGCAGTTTCGGACTATCGATAGCCGCCATAATCAGTTGGTTTATGATCTGGGCCTGCCAGCAATTGCTGCACTTGAAAATTGCAGCTCAATTGGGTGCCGAAGTCATTCGGGGCCTTGGCTCCATCGCTTCATGTTGGCTTGCGTCACCGCCTCGATAGAGCTCGCCTGCCGCCAAAGGCATGACATAAAGTACATTCCACAGAGTATGATCCTGGCGAGAGCCGAGGTCGACTTACGTTGGCCAACCAAAATTACTGATCCAAAGTCGGGCGCGACCTTCGTCAAAGACCTTATCCCCGATGCCGTGTTCGGGCTCGAATACCATTCCGGTGAGAGCCGCAAATTTCGCTTCTTTGTGGTCGAAGTCGATCGGGCCACTGAACCCGCCACATCGAGCAATTTCCACCGCAAAAGCTTTGAGCGACATTTGCTTCAATACGCCGAATACATCGAAGGCGGAGGATATCGGGAGCATCTCAACCTGACTGCGCCAATGTTGGTCCTGAATGTAACGACCAATCTTTCTCGGCGTACACGGATGCAAGAGGTGCTCGACGAAATCTATCCGGCAGGCAATGCGTATCAGTTGTTTCAAACCTGGGATGCTTTCGGGCCAGTCTTTTGCCCGCCGAGGCCCAATCCAGCCCTGTTGATTGGCGATTGGGCTCGGGCGGGCTATCAAGCATTGAGATTGGATGAGAAATGA
- a CDS encoding DUF2958 domain-containing protein, translated as MDIRSEVAKRLKNHPLRSQEGRSDPIIHCKLFHAFGGGTWYLTEYDGQDIAFGFVTGLVADEWGYVSISELESLKLGGEIPRIECDLFFEPIAFSKLKTQEGY; from the coding sequence ATGGATATTCGCAGCGAGGTCGCCAAGCGACTCAAAAACCACCCGCTTCGCAGTCAAGAAGGGCGGAGCGACCCCATCATCCACTGCAAGCTGTTCCATGCTTTCGGCGGAGGCACTTGGTATCTCACTGAGTATGATGGCCAAGATATCGCCTTTGGCTTTGTCACCGGACTGGTGGCTGACGAGTGGGGATATGTGTCGATCAGCGAGCTTGAGAGCCTGAAGCTCGGTGGCGAGATTCCGCGCATCGAATGCGACCTGTTCTTTGAACCGATCGCGTTTTCCAAGCTGAAGACGCAAGAGGGTTACTAA